ACGCCTACTTCGGCACCTTCTTTGGCCGTGCGCTCCTGGGCGTGGGCCGGCTGGCCGGTCCCCGGCGGATGCTGCTGCGGGCGGACCTGGGCTTTCGCGCCGGCAACAACTTCAGTGAAGTCAAAATCGTGGAGCGCAGCGCGACTTCGCTGGAGCTCTGGATGAACGACGTGCTGGCGGATCAGCCGACGTTCGCGGCGGGCTTGCTGGCGCGCGCGGTGGCGCTGTGCGGGGGCTGGCGGGTGGTGGCGCTGCCGGAGGAGTTCGACGGCACGGCGGCGACGTTCCACCTGCGCTGGAGCGAGGCCGCCGTGGAAGGGGCGCTCAGCGCCACTGAGGATGGGTCCGGAGGCGACGCTCGACCTCAGGCGTGAGGGTCCCCCCGTGCGGGGCCCGGGAGGACGAGCGCTCCCAGCGCTCCAGCCACCGGGTCCCCAGCGGGGCGGTCAGTGCTTCGTAGCGGGTCGAGGCCACGGTGGTCTCCCCCTTGGTGCCGGTGGAAGCGCCGGCGCCCACGTAGAACCCCGCGAGCAGCAGCGTGACGCGGGTGGGCGTGGCCGCGCTGTAGGTCATCAGCAGGGCGCCCTCTGCGTCTTCCCGGCAGTGCCGGCGCACCCGGGCGAGGACGGCTTCGGTCCACATGTCCGGGTTGGACGCGGGTGAGAACGGATCGAAGAAGACGAGGTCCGCCGGGGGCAGCTCCGCATCCGGCTCCAGGAAGGGCACGGCGTCCCCCAGCTTGAGGGTCCACTGGATGCCGGGCTCGCTCCAGGCGCCGTGCTTCATGAGGCTTTCACAGGCGTCGCGGAACGGCTGGAGGAAGGGGAAGCCCTCCGCGTCCGCGAGCGCGAGCCGCAGCGGGGCCAGGTCCACCTCGAAGCTGACGATGTGCAGGTCGCGGGCGCGGTCCGGGCCCAGTTCGCGGGCGCGGGTGAGCGCGGCGACGGCGTTGGTGGCGGCGCCCAGGCCCACGTCGTGGATGACGAGCGGCGGGCCGGGCTGGCGCAGGCGGTCCGCGAGGCCGGGCTGGTCGACGTAGAGGCGCAGGGCTTCCTGCCACGGCCCCACCGCGGGGTGCATGACCTCGCCATGGCCCAGGTGGCGCACGGCGCGGTGGCCGTTGCGCAGGGTGACGAGTTCGAAGTCGCCGTCGCGCGGATGGGAGGGCTCGGACATGGGGCTCCTGGCCTGGAGGGGACGTGTGGGAAAGGATGGGTGCCTAGCATGACGACTCCAGGGCAGGAACATCGGGGCGCGCTTCACGGGGAGGACGTCCGGCACGGGGAGGCTGCGTTCGAGGGCGGCCGGGTGCGGCTGTCGCTGCGGGTGGAAGCGGAAACGCGCACGGTGCTGGCGGCGGCGTGGGAGGCGTCGATGGAAGCCTTGGGGGGCTCCGGGCATCCGCTGGCGGCGTGCCTGGAGTCGCTGTGTCAGAACGCGGTGGGCATGGGGGTGGACGTGTTCCTGCGCTTCGACGACTTCCACCTGCGCTCGGGGTGTCCGGAGGGGTTGGAGGCGACGGAGGAGGCGGGGCTGGCGGTGCGGGTGTTCCGGCTGGCCTTCAGCCAGTTCCATCCCCGGGCCACGGGGCCCGCGTACCTGTCGAGCGGGCTGGTGCTGGCGAAGCTGCCCCGGGGCGCGCGTCCGGAGTGGGACGAGCCGGGGTTCTACTTCGCGCACTACTACCGGGAAGAGCTGTGGCCCGCGGCGGTGGAGGAGGCGCGCCGGGGCGGCGTGCTGGGGCCTCAAGCGGCGTGTGCGTACATCGATGCGCTGCTGGCGAAGGCGGATGACACGGTGGAGCTGGACTGGCCCGTGGAGCAGGGCACGGCGACCTGGGACTGGCTGACGCGCGTGTGCCTGCCAGCGGTGACAAGGGGCGCGGAGCGGACGCGGCAGTTGCTGGAAGGTGGGTACGGGGGCGCGAGCGGCACGGGGAGCTTCCCCTTCGGGCACCTGGATGGAGGGCCGTGGCATCCACCGGTGGGGCTGCCGGAGCCCGAGGACGTGGGGCACGCGGAGTTCATCCTCGGGGACCTGGAGCACCTGCTGCCGGAGCTGCCGAAGGACGGCGTGCTGCTGGCCGCGCCGCGGTGGATGGCGGTGGGACAGACGCGGGACTCCCCTGCCCTGCGCAGGGCGGACATCTCCAGTGAGGAGGCTGGAGGCTTCGGCCTGTTCAACGCGGCGGCGCACGACGTGGGCGAAGACGATGATTGATGGGCGCCTGCTGTGGGGGCTGGCGGCCCTGCTGTGCCTGTCGTGTGCTTCAGGTCCAAGGCAGTACGCGCAGACGTCCGACTCCGCGACCAGTGGATGTCTGCGCAATCCCACCTGCTACACGCAGCCGGGGGATGAAGCGTTCCTGCCGTGGGTGGACAAGGCCGCCAGGGCCGCGGCCTCAGCGGGCGCCACGATGAAGCTCCTGGAGGCGGCGGACGTGGCCCGCATCGAGCACCTGTTGGTGGAGTGCGCGAAGGAGGCGAACCACGCCGTCAATGAACGTGAGTACGGCGAGGGGAAATACCCGGACGACAAGGAGTGCTTGCGCGTGGTGGGCTACGACAAGTACGGCGATCCCATCCGACGCCAGGCCGAGCTTGGGACGATGAAACATGACGTTGCCTTCGCCTGCGTGCGGCGCGAAATCCTCCGGCTCTTCCCCAAGAACGTCTCGATTGAGCCGCGCTATAGCGGCGACACCAGCTCTGGCGGCCCTGCCATGACGAGCATGTGGACGGGCTCGAACAAGCCCGACATCGTCCTTCACGCCACAGGTCAGCCTCTCCAGATTCAATGCATCTTCGACTTCAAGTTTCCGTGCACCCTCTCAGGCAAAAGCCAGCCGCTCGGCAGTTCTGAGACCCGGAAGCAAATGGCCCGCTACAAGGAGTTGGGCGGGAAATGCAGGCCAGCCATCATCACGCCTCAGTTTGGAGTCTTGCGTGAGTAAGTACCCTTCATTCCACCACTTCGCTAGGTCGCTCCCCCGAGTCCAACTGGTCCTGCGCGCTGTCTTCTATTTGCCGCATGACCATGCGGTCGTAGCACCCGTCCTCCAACGCACCCTCGATATCTACCGGGACTTCATCGGGCTCAATGGCGGGGCACTGACCGTCGGAGAGGATTCCGACATCATTGAGGATGTCTTCCCGGTTCAATCCGAGTTCTGGGAGGAAGTTCAACGCCACCTCACCAAGCCTCGATTTGAACACCTGGACGACATGGAGCAAGACTCCTACTGGTTTCGAAGATTGACCAAGAGGGGTTTCGACACATGGGTTCTCCTCAAGGGAGGAGAGTCGGATCCCAGCGGCTACGAATTCAGCTTCCGCTCTCGGCTTCCCTGGCGCGAACCTTCTTCTGAGTACAGCGTTCTGAGCGTGAAGGTCCCCATGCAGTACCTGGAGGATCAGGGGCCCGAGAAGGCACGTGAGCTGGCGCTGTCGCTGGCGGAGCTCCTTCCCTTCAGCACGGGCCATGCGGGACTGTCGCTTTCGTTCACCCGTGGGAGGTCGAAACTCCTTCCCCTCCTGAGGGATCAACTGGTCCAACATCCCGGCTGGGATGTTCCACGGGAGAGTACGTGGGGCATGGGGGAAGGCGTTGACGGCATCCACTGGCTGAACTTCCTGGGCCCTCCCCTCCTCGAAACCGTTGGCGGCATCCAGGCGCTCCGCTCGCACCTGAGCCATCCGGAGACCTCCGTCCAGGAGCTCACCGGAGGCCGTGCCTTGATCAGCCTGGGACCCGCGCCGCTCGCGGGGGACACGAAGCTGGGTGAGACACTGCCGGCGTATCGCGAGCTGGCCCGGTTCCTGGAGCCCTGGCTCCTGCCCTTCCCCCACGTCAACACCTGGGACGGCTACACCGACGAAGAGGCCCGCCTCTGGTGGCGCCGCTTCCTGGAGGCCCCTCCCGAGAAGATATCCGACCCACGCGACGGGTAACCGCGCCGGATTTTTTCACGCATTGCCCCAGCACCCGGCGCACTGATAATCCGCAACCCGGAGTGTTTACGTCGAGCGGCGGGCCGACGGTCGTGTTCGCGCCAGCCCTCGCGGATCGGGGTTTCATCGATGCGGTCACAACGCGCTGTCTGGAGCAGGCTCCTGTTGTTCGCCGCGAGCCTGGGCCTTCTGTCCTGCGGCGGGAACGAGCGCCCGGCGGCATCCGCGGGCATCCGCACCAAGCACGCCCGTCTCGCGACGGCGCCGGCCTGGTACGACACCGCCTCCATGGCGACGGCGCGCGCGCAACACGCGGCCGTCCTGCTCCCCGACGGGAGGCTGCTCGTCGTCAATGGCGTCAATGACAACCCCGGCTTCGTGGGCGCAGCGGAGACCTACGATCCCGCCACCAACACGTGGAGCTCCGCGGGCCCCACCAGCCTCACGGGCAACATCACCCTGGCCGTGCTCCTGCCCACGGGCCGGGTGCTGGTGCTGACCGATGGTTCGCAGGGGGGACGCCTCTATGATCCCGCCACCAACGCCTGGTCCGCCACGGGCAACATGTCCTCGACCCGCTCCATCCCCACGGCCACGCTGTTGGCCACGGGACAGGTCCTGATCGCGGGCGGCACCGGCGGTGGCGGCGTCCGGCTCACCACCGCGGAGCTCTACGACCCCGCGACCAACACCTTCCTTCCCACCGGGGCGATGCTCCAGGGACGGAACGCGCACCTCGCCACGCGGCTGCGCGACGGACGCGTGCTCGCGGTGAGCGGCTTCAGCGGGTCCGGCGAGGTGGCCGGCGCCGACATCTACGCTCCCGCGACCGGGACCTGGTCCGCCGCCGCGCCCCCGCTGGTCCCCCGTCACTACGCCACGAGCACCCTGCTCCCCAACGGCCGCGTGCTCGTCGCGGGCGGCTTCACCACGGGCGGTGTCACGCCCCAGTCGGAGCTCTACGACCCGGTGGCCAACACCTGGACCGCCACGGGCAGCCTCGCGTTCCCGCGCTCCGGCCACATGGCCACGCTGCTGCCCGACGGGCGCGTCCTCGTCACCGGGGGTTCCCCCTCCAACGGAGCAGCGGCGCAGATCGAATCGGAAATCTACGATCCCGCCACCGGCACCTGGACCTCCGCGGGCACGATGAACGTCGCCCGCGAGAACCACACCGCGACGCTGCTGCCCACGGGCAAGGTGTTCGTCGCGGGCGGCTACTCCAGGACCCCCGGCACGACCTTCTACGCGGAGACGGAGGTCTACGACCCCGCCAGGAGCCAGTGGTCCCCGGCCGGCGCCATGGGCACGCCCCGGACGGATCCCGCGGTGGCGCTGCTGCCCTCGGGGCAGGTGCTCGTCGCGGGAGGCCGTGAGGTCGGCGCCTCCTCGACGGCGGTGGAAGTGTATGACCGGGCGAGCAACAGCTGGAGCGCCGCGCCCGCGCTCGCCGAGCGGCGCGAGCGCGCGACCGCGACCGTCCTTCGCTCCGGCCAGGTGCTGGTCGCCGGCGGACGCGACGGGAACGACTCGACGGAGAGCGCGCAGCGCTTCGATCCCGCCACCAACACCTGGCTGGCCACCGCGGCCC
This DNA window, taken from Corallococcus coralloides DSM 2259, encodes the following:
- a CDS encoding DUF2378 family protein, encoding MNPEKLVFAQTVEALFVRALENRLTPACREHLKRAGLDLDRKLERTYSLEQWREFLRIAAGHVYGGVPAEAAYYSLGERFMDAYFGTFFGRALLGVGRLAGPRRMLLRADLGFRAGNNFSEVKIVERSATSLELWMNDVLADQPTFAAGLLARAVALCGGWRVVALPEEFDGTAATFHLRWSEAAVEGALSATEDGSGGDARPQA
- a CDS encoding tRNA (5-methylaminomethyl-2-thiouridine)(34)-methyltransferase MnmD, with the protein product MSEPSHPRDGDFELVTLRNGHRAVRHLGHGEVMHPAVGPWQEALRLYVDQPGLADRLRQPGPPLVIHDVGLGAATNAVAALTRARELGPDRARDLHIVSFEVDLAPLRLALADAEGFPFLQPFRDACESLMKHGAWSEPGIQWTLKLGDAVPFLEPDAELPPADLVFFDPFSPASNPDMWTEAVLARVRRHCREDAEGALLMTYSAATPTRVTLLLAGFYVGAGASTGTKGETTVASTRYEALTAPLGTRWLERWERSSSRAPHGGTLTPEVERRLRTHPQWR
- a CDS encoding type VI immunity family protein, with product MEQDSYWFRRLTKRGFDTWVLLKGGESDPSGYEFSFRSRLPWREPSSEYSVLSVKVPMQYLEDQGPEKARELALSLAELLPFSTGHAGLSLSFTRGRSKLLPLLRDQLVQHPGWDVPRESTWGMGEGVDGIHWLNFLGPPLLETVGGIQALRSHLSHPETSVQELTGGRALISLGPAPLAGDTKLGETLPAYRELARFLEPWLLPFPHVNTWDGYTDEEARLWWRRFLEAPPEKISDPRDG